The genomic stretch AAACGAGAAACCTCTTAAAGATACAATGTTGATTCATAACGTCTGAGAAGACATCAAGATCCCCAAATAAGTGATGGGACGGCTCCATCAAGTACCAAAATGTGGCACCACACCATGGGGATACTTTAAAGTCATTGAATGGTTGTTGATAAAATGGTTGGTAAAGGTCTTAGAACAGAGACCTGTGTTTTTCTCCATACTTACCCAGAAGCCAACAGCCATGATCAGCAGAAAGTAGATGACCAGCACCACGATATCCACAGTATCCAGAGTTGATCTTCCCCCCGGAGAGGGCGACGGAGACGGGGGCATGCTGGTCCCTTGGCGGCCTTCTCTAAGGTCAAAGGCCATCTGGAATCAAAGATATGTTGTGATAGTGAGTATACAGTAATGAAATGTTAAGACTAGTAGTCTAGTAGTAGTTCCCAAAGTCATGACAAAAGTATGACTGTATAGTAACAAAACTAAGCACATGTACTTGTAGTTTGAGGTATTCTTTCCTTTTATATGCTACTCTCTACCTCTCCACCACGTCTATTTGACAGATATAGTTACTTTTCATGTACAGATTTGACAAAACCTGTAATGACTTTATTAAACATAATGCCTTGTTATtaattgaaatgaaaaataagagGACATTTTGTACTCAAAAGGCTTTAACTTTGGAAaatactcactcactcactcactcactcatttgTCTAAGTTAGAATGAAGTGTTCTATTCACTTCAGATTAGGGCTCTCAAGATATCAGATATTCACTACACGATAATCGTGGCCAAAAGAAATAACGATAACGATATTATTGCAATCTATAGAAAatgggaaaaataaaaatataataataataataataataataatatcagtaaaaaTTAATCTTCAACTATGTTTATTGGGCGTTTTGTCTCTTTAATtattgtaattaattaattaattgttaacTGTTAGAGAGGTAGAGGGTCTGCAACCATAATAATAAAgctatcagtcaaattaatttttaactttgtttattggacgttttgtctttttttaattactgtaataaattaattaattgattaaactcaaaatacgagtgtagggaggtggagagagagtctgcaaccataataataataataataataataataataataataatgctatccgtcaaattcatctttaactttgtttattgggcattttgtctctttttaattactgtaattaattaattaatcacacTCACATAACTGTACAAAAGAGAACAATTACACTAATGATAGTGAAAAGGCAACCAGATGAAGGCCCAACATCTGCCATCAACACAATGTCATTGTCAACTGAAATAAAACTCACACACTCTATCATAACTTTTCTAATCAATTTACACAATATTACAATTTGTCTGTTACTGGGGACATGATTATTAAACCTGCTGTACTGTTATTATAGGAAATGAACTCTTGACGAGTGGTACACAGCTAAATATTTAATTACAGACTTAGAAACAGCACTTCTATCAGCATGTGAAGACACAGATTTTGCACTTTAACACATCTGTGAAGCACTTAACATATAATACATACTGACGTTTTACAGCAATTCAGTAAACGTTACAACTCTACAAGTCTCTTACTATCTTCAGGCTGTGTATTGTATAGTATTATCTGGTAAATATACTCACTTTTCAGTAAGTTGTCACACTGTGTGTCCTGGAGCTGAGTTGTCTGGCCCAAACAACACAGCATGTCACCAATTGCACGAGGAAGCTCACGTTTGTCTCGAAGGTTTACTCCACTCCAAAAGATCAAACTCCACACGTACGACGAGGTTTAGTTAAAATGTAAATCATTTATTACTTAACAGAGCAATAAAGATGGCTGATGTGGCTGCCAATGGGAGATGTAAAAGATTAAAGAATGAGTTTTAAATTACGCAGAAGATGTTGGCAGTGATATCGGGATATTAAAACAAGGTaaggggaatgtgtgtgtgtccttatcTCTGAGATTTTGCTGCAGCAGGACGGATAaactgtgtgtgtcagcagcagTTGTAAAACGCGATGTTCCTTAAAGCGCAAGAGTTGCAGGAAATATAGGAACAAGcgtactagagctgcaacgattaatccattagttgtcaactattaaattaatcagcaactatttttataatcgattaatcagtttgagaaattcttttaataaaagaaaattcaaaattctctgattccagcttcttaaatgtgaatattttctggtttctttactcctctatgacagtaaactgaatatctttgagttgtggacaaaacaagacatttgaggatgttaTCTTAgactttaggaaacactgatctgacatttttcaccattttctgacattttatagaccaaacaattaatccattaatcgagaaaataatcaacagattaatcaacaatgaaaacaatcgttACTGTAGTTGCAGCCATACAAAAATTGACGAGTTTAAGTCTCTCAAATGTGATagtaaacagaatatctttggattttggacagtcagtcagacaaaacaagacacatttAAGATGTTAAGACATTCTTCGGACCAAATGATTAAACAAGAAAATCtatagattaattgataatgaaaataatcgttagttgcagccgtgGTTGGCATCAAATATCTGGTCAGATTCATAATCTTGTTCACTTATTATGTGATCAAATACTTCCAAATATTTTGACAATTTTAgacaatttaaaaacaacattaaacgTTTGTGAACTTtggcttctttttcttttgaagAAAATACTAATACTCTCAGTTAGAGCGGCAacaattaaacaattaatcatcaattgtcaactattatattaatcgccaactattttgataattgattaattagtttgagtaatttcttaagaaaaaaaaaagacatttgagtacgtcatcttgggcttttgggaaacactgatcaacatttttcaccatttcatagaccaaacaactaatcgattaatcgagaaaataatgaacagattaattgacaatgaaaataatcgttagttgcagcccttaagTGTACGTGACGTGATTCCCTAATACCCTAGTAGTGCATAAAGTATTATTTCTCTGTAAAACAACCCACTTTTTCATcgtttttacataaaaaaaaatcttaaaaacacagacaaccagGCAAAAGTAGATTTCATTCCACTCTTTATAGTTGTCATTGTTAGGATACAATACAAAATACAGACTTAACACTTTATAGGCCTTAAATGGACAGCAATGCTTTAGAGGTTTACATTCTGTAATTTAAGCAGAAACAACTCGGACCGTTAGAAAACAAAGCTTTTACTAGCTGCACACGTTATTCTTATCGTAATAATTTATCTTATCATTTCAAAATATCACTTGAAGACTTAAGTTTTTATGTTTTACGGAGCACTGGCACATCTCAGAAGCTGCATTAATTAACGGTTTGTATGTAAAATGCTGCATCGTCTGCTGTAATAAACTTAATGACTTTATGATCCGTCcatatgaaataaatatttgGGTAACACATGAAAGTACTTCATATATTGTAGCATCTGTTTTCTTTAAATCCACTCTCATTCTGTACAGTACAAACACAATATAtctctttaatatagtataataataatatggtaacactttatattaaCCATCATTAAcgaatggtaaattgatagttaattaaactcagttaatagttattttaccgttaacaaacaattaaattattattaatattgtttactaattattaataatgctatatgttattttatcattagtttgtttaatattaaataataaatgtataaattatatattgaatGAAGGCTGTAGAGACGATAATTACATTCTCATTACATTAAACTATTCAGTATATTGTTGcacatattataacattttatatactaaattaagtatttattagtgattaccaaattatttttaaacctttaagaaattgtctataaaacattacatagatagatggaccaaaATACAATTATGGACATTTGATAAAGTATTAACTATcaatctaaataatgtttattgatgcttttacaaagtatttattaaccattaaatAAGGTATTacaatcatcagttgcaactatATAATAACCATCTAAATAATGATTATAGGTGGtttacaaaccagttattaacaattaacaaagtgttaaaaatatctatatatgtaatgtttacaaataatttcttaaaggtttgaaaataatttggtaatcaataaatacatataatatagtatataaaatataatgtgtgcaacaataaactggtaaaataatataaattatagcattgctAATAATTAgtacaaattacatttttattatttaaccgTAAAATAACTTAAGTTTaataaactatcaatttaccatttatcaaCACTGACATATTGCACACTGCCCGCTGTTAGCTGCACATAATCCCACTTCTACTTCCAGTAATTAGTGCATTGATGACTGCAGACCGGTTAAAAATGATCATTGGAACAGTTAAAATTGTCTTTTATAAAAACAAGCATTAGGCGCCAACTTCTCActcatatatgtatatatatatatacatgttaaTAACATTAGAAGTTAGAACAATaccatttagaaaaaaaagaaatgatatGGCTGTAACTGACATGGTAGGAATTTGGAAAATCTGCTGACAGTGAGGCAGAGATACAAAGCAGTAAATGAAACAATCCGTCATCAGGACGGATGATTTCTATGAGTATTTACTTGAGAAAATAAGCTACACTTAGTCAGTAAAGAACTTATGTTACATTCAGTGTGGTGGGCGGCTtacaaaaatacagaaaactAACAGGAAGACGGCTTTTTGTGGTTTTCTTTCAAACCACCGAGAGAATgtgaatgtatttttatttaaatatctatTTCAGGATTGGTAAAACTATGTCTTAATTgcggatatatatatatatataacaaagaTTTTACTGTAGAGTTGTAATATAGCTTACACTTACACTCAGgcttaaagaaagaaaacttcaACTACAGGACGTTACTGAGTAACTGCCTTTCAAATAGTAGAGACGGCCAAACAAGGTTGTTTTCTATGCAGCAGTCTTAATCAGTTACGTTTTAGACTTCAACAAaaactctgttttgttttgaaaggaTATACAGCATATACTATACCACTGGTATAAAGCTAAATCGTCCATCTTTGATGcaaaagacatttatttttgccTCATGTCAAAGCTTCTCCCtcccaaaaacacacagatacttCAAATCTTGATTTTTCCTCAAAATTTACCCATTGAGTTGTGGgtatgtgtttgtgcatgagtatacagtatgtgtgtgtgtgtgttaccaggCCAGTGGGGAAGCCAATCGTGGACTTCTGGGGCTCTTCTGGTTTTCTGCAGCTTGCGTATCACTGAGAGCTCTCTGAGGTAAAGAAACAACAACGTTTTTAAGCTCACATAAATactattattactttattaaagcagcagtgggtagaaatggagcaaatgtggttaaaaaaaaagttatttttataaaacggtcactatatcctgacagtagtgcatgagacaggtaatctaggACGTAATGAGGTAATCATAAGAGGTGTTTATCTTGAAGAAGTTTTATATTAAATAGTTTGGTGGAAGGCTGAGAAGGAACGACCGAGGGTAACATACATACAGTTCTTGATTGTAACCCTGTGGAGGTAGGACAGCAGGAAttatttgaataaaatgaaTGTCTGAATCTTTCTTGCTCACCTCAAATTTGCCAATGAACTGAGCAAAGATACCAAAGAAGGCCTCAGTGTTTGTGGATTTGCCGTCTTCTCCAAAGTAAGAGGCCGTTTTGCTGAATTCCTCCATCGCTCTCTGCTGCAGGGACTCCAGAGACTGGACTGCAGGGTGACTGTTTTCCAGGAAGTTCTACACATACTGGAGTCAAGGGGCACaacattgttttctcttttcatcAGCCTACATATCTCAGCGCCCTCTTCAGCACTTTAGTGAAGGATACACTCATGACGGCAGCAAAGCGGTCCTCAGCAGTCGCAGGCATCTTCTGACAGGCTGCGCGAATCTCCTGGATGGTTGTATGAAGGTCATTCATATCTGATGAGATCGCCCTCTGGTTTACTACGGACAGAAAATAGAAGGAGAAGGTtaaaatctgtgaaaaaaaaacacgacaATAACCAATCATGTGCtcagtacattttaaaatgttctatcTATGTTGTACATACCTTTGACTGCAAGAGGAACCATGGTTAAATCTTTGGAAAAGTCCAACACATCAGGGAAGTGGTGACATAACGACTTGACCAGAATATGTAGAAATGTCGACTTCCCGTCCACTGTTTTAGTCGTGCTCAACTGCAGAGGACACAGGGAAGTTATTAACTGTATGagcataatattatgagaaagaAAGCACAGACTGCtctgaaaacacatttacatatagTATGTATTAGTGTATGATGTACCTCTGTAAGGAAGTTGATCTTGAAGCCTGTAGTCTTGTTGGTTTTAGGCTGGCTGTTATTCAAGTAGTTCCCCATCGCCAACACAAACTGAAGAAAGACAGAACGCAGCAGAACTGTAACTCAACTCAAAACTAATTTATCGACACTGTTTATTACAGTTTCAATTGCAACATATTCATTTATCTCTTATATGTCCTCATGGACAGAGGCGTTTCTAGGATTTGAGGACATCCGGGGctaacacctcttcctaactggacgcGATGCAAAAGAGCGAACGAGTGAGCATCAGATTGTTTCAGATTTTCCAAACGAAgatgtcctaacctgctccgggCGTCAGCGAAAAGGCGATGCGTCACTTGTTAGAAAAAACGTAGCTCTATTTATGCGAAGTTTCACGCAACGCCAACCTATTTTCATTGGTCAAAATCAATGCTGACAGTAAATGACAGTTAATCAATATTACAAGCtctattttgatgttttttaatgcaatcTGGCACCTTATTCAAGTGAGCGCCACAAAATCTGTTGTTTACTTTCCAGATTAATTATGAATTGTGAAGTTAAAGATATTATTAGTTGTTAGTAATTATATTAGTAATTAGTATTATATTGAGTATAAACAGAAAACTTCACAACTGCAATCACATTTATTGACTAGAGTAggaaaaacagttattaaatgtattttatgttaacaacggtggaatgtaactaactGCAAAGTCAAACATCCAAAAAAATGGATTCAAGTTCAAGGaaattacttctttttttttcgtttATCTGATTACAAACGCAGTTGGGAGGTGTTGTGaaagcatttttatgttatcatCATAACAGCAGGTTTTTTTAAACCATAAACAACAATATATTCTTTTTATATTCTTTGCTGAACGGCAGGCTACCTCTAGTATCTTCGCCAGCTTCTTGCTCGTCTTCAGCTCCATCGAAGCCTTGTAGAGACAGTCGTACGCTCCCCTCAACTCCTCCGTCTTCTCCTGTAGGGAACACTTGAAGAGGAGGCTCTCCAGGCGGGTCTGGTACTCTGGTACTGACAACATCTGatggacaacacacacacacacacacacatacacacacacacacacacacacacacacacacacacacacacacacacacacacacacacacacacacacacacacacacacacacacacacacacacacacacacacacacacacacacacacacacacacacacacacacacacacacacacacacacacacacacacagcgagcaaAGAAGTGAGtgaaacacaaatacaacatatggacaacgagagagagagacgggtaaTACACACAACCAACCCACCTGTCCACTAAGGCTGTGTATCTGGTAATACAaaacatatcatgatacaggggttatgattcaatatattgcgggaatattgcaatactgtaagcaaggcaatatattgcaatttctaatctaattttagggaaataattcataatattaagaACACACCATATacataaaatctttttttaatgcaatcagaacagtggcgtctgcatttgcatttatcaaagTCTccgtaacatccaacatcacagcactactttttgtgcaatctgtGGCACTGTCTgcaaatctttgcatgtaaaatattaattaacaATCAATATTGCTTTTGAGAAtcattacagtatcacaaaacataatatcgcaagtgtatcgatattttcttacacccctacggTCCACACCCCGCCAGCAATGTACCTGCAACACAAACTGGTCTGGCTCACTGAGTTTGCTGGGGTCCTGTCTGTACGCTTCGTACTTTTTGACCTCCTCTGCATCCGGGGCGTAGAGCAGCAGCTGTTTGATGTGGGCCGGCTCCAGCCTGTCGGTGACCATGTTCATCAGAATCTGACGCAGCTCAGCGGGAGATAGCTTCAGGTGGGCTATCAGGATGGCTGATTGTTGAAAGGAAGATAAACAGGGATTATAAATGACTAACTCTGAACCATAAATTAATCTGGGTTAATGGAAATACATAATAATTTGgtgtgtcaaagttaacacgataataacgccttaacgcaaactcattttaacgccactaatttcttttacgcaTTAACGCACGTTGtaatgggctcagttttaaagctacctaaggaatccatcggtaccaaccatgtcatactagcttgtcgcgaaggaggttaaataacgctccaaacttacgctaaattttggcgaggaaaaactgtcatggccattttcaagggggtcccttgacctctgacctccagatatgtgaatgaaaatgggttctatgggtacccacgagtctcccctttacagacatgcccactttatgataatcacatgcagtttggggcaagtcatagtcaagacagcacactgacacactgacagctgttgttgcctgttgggctgcagtttgccatgttatgatttgagcatattttttatgctaaatgcagtacctgtgagggtttctggacaatatttgtcattgttttgttttgttaactaatttccaataataaatatattcatatatttgcataaagcagcatatttgtccactctcatgttgataagagtatgaaatacttgacaaatctccctttaaggtgcattttgaacaaataaaaatgtgtgattaatcacgattaaatattttaatcgattgacagccctaataatatgagtaatataataatatataatagtaaaataatgtacattttatactTACAGGCATTGTAGGCCTTCTTATGGGACAGAATTTCAATCACATCTTTCTTCTTGAAGGTTTCTGACAGGAGGGACGACTCTGGAGCAAGCACTAAAAATGGGATAAGTGTTTTGTAAAATGGCCAGATGTTATGGAGGTACATAGCAGACAGTAGAGAGATGAATGGGAATAAAGATTTTgtgttaattttatatttttttgcagcAGGTTAAGAGCAAATTGCAGTGCAAATGCAGAATTAACTTAGATCCCACATTACAGTCAAAAATAAGATAAATGCTcagaaaagtaattaaaaaaagagcaggggattcatgtgttgttgttattatagtGAAATACTGTAGTTTTAATGACTAAATAATCACACTCCAAGGATGCAGAGTGCTCCAGAGGACCTGGATAATGATGTGCTAAGAAATTATGATGGATGTGTCAGTCTTGTTAAAATATTTGTAACGTGCTGTGCACATGAGTGGGGCGTACTGATTTATCCAGAACGCTTTACATATCTTATGATCTTCAGATGTGCTTCCACTGAAAGTACTGCAGACATGCATACAGCCACTTGTACTCACTGGGGTTCTTCTGTGTCCCAAAGTGCAGCTCCAGATCCAGATACTTCACCATGTCGTGCAGTTTGTCATAGTCAGAATTTGCTCCCAACTaccaaagacatgcaaaaaaatGGTGCTAAATGAATTACAATGTCATGACTGTTAGATTATTTTAAATTTGGAATTCTAAATCTAAATTGTATTACATTAAAGAGGCCGTAGGGACCGTACACATGCCGTGTCTTTTGCACGCTCAAACCCATAGCTTGCATGCATGCTTAGACGTGGCATGTGAACGGCCCTTTAGCTCCCCATGTCCAAACCCCCAATGCTCACCTGTCCCCAAATAGTCCCCTCTGAGTTCTCCACCTGCTCCCAGCGCAACCTCTTCACACTCATGTGGTTCGAGTCCATCCTGGAGAGCGAAGGCCTGGGCAAGGGTGGAGGGGAGCATGGTGGGGGCAGGGGTGGAGGCGGAGGGGGCTCCAGGTGCTCTGTAGGGTCAGATAGCGAGTGGGGGAGGGACTGGGGCTGGCTCTGGACGTGGGATTGCTTATGGTGGGACTGGGTTTGGGCTTGCGACTGCAGCAGGTGATGTGAGGGCTGGGACTGCGGACGGGTGGCTTGGGCGGAGGGCTGGACTTGGTGGTGCTGGGGCAGAGGCTGGAAAGTGGAGGCGGTGGGCTGGTGCGGCTGGAGGGGCTGAAAGGTGGAGAGAAGGGGCTGAGGCCTGTGGGGCTGCTGGGGAGGGTGGATGACGTGGATCTGGTGTTGGAAGTCCTGCGGTGGGGGCTGTGGGGTCATGTGGTGGATGTGGTGGATCTGAGGTGAGCTGGAGTGGTGGTGGGTCTGCTGGATAGAGTGGGGTCTTTGTGGGGAGGGCTTGGTGGGCTGGGGGTGATGGGTTTGGTGGATCTGCTGCTCTTGGTGTGACACTTGTGTCTGATGATGACCTTTAAGACTCCTCCGACTCTGACGGGAGTGGCCGTCCTGGTTTAGATGAAATGGGAGGGAGGCGGGCTCTTGCTGGGCTTCATGCAGAAGCTCCGTGGAGGAGTGATGGGGCTTAGTCTGGTGCATCTGGTGGGCTTGGTGGAGCAGCTCCGTGGAGGAGTGGTGGGCCTGGGGTTTGTGGATTTGATGCAGCAGCTCAGTGGATGAATGGTGCGGTTGTCCCTGATGCATCTGGTGCACCTGATGGAGGAGTTCGGTCGAGGAGTGGTGGGGTTGCATCTGGTTACCTTGGTGCAGAACCTCTGTTGAGGAATGATGGGCCTGGGTTTTGTGCATTTGGTGGAGCATTTCCGAGGACGAGAAGTGGGCATGGGCCTGCTGTATCTGCTGGAGCATCTCGGCAGATGAATGGTGGGCCTGGTTTTGTTGCAGCTCATGGAGCATCTCAGAAGACGAATGGTGGGCTGGGGTTTGGCGCGTCTGGTGGAGCATCTCTGCAGAGGAATGGTGGGCCTGGGGTCTCATGCCCTGGTGGCTTTGGTAGATGCCCTCAGCGTATTGACCTTGTTGGGTGGGGTGGACTGTCGGTTTGGGCGGTGGCTGGTGTGGAGGTGGGGCTGAACGGGAGAGCCGTCGGTGGTGATGACTCTGGAGGGCCTGTTGTTGCTGTGCTTGGCGCATCAAATACAGAGGATGGTTGGCGTGCGGATGGGTGGGTTCCGGAGCGGGGAGCGGGGGTAAGGACTGGTGGAGTTGTTGGAGAGGCAGTGGCGAGAGGGCTTTCTGCTGTGTTGGCTGGTTAGGCATCGAGTGGTGGCTCTGGTAGATCTGTTGCTCTTGATATGCTTGCTGCTCCTCGTAGGCCTGGCGCTCTTCGTAAGCTTTGCGCTCTTCATAAGCTTTCTGCTCCTGGTAGGCTTGAAGCTCCTCAAACGCTTTTTGCTCCTTGTAGGCTTGACGCTGCTCGAACGCTTTTTGTTCTTGGTAGGCTTGGCGCTGTTCGTACGCTTGTCTTTCTTGGTAGGCTTGTTGCTCCTGGTACAATTGCTGCTCCTCAAAAGCTTTTTGCTCCTCATACGCCTTCTGCTCCTCATAAGCCTGTCTCTCCTTGAACATTTTCTCCTGATAAGCCTGCTGCTCTTGGAACAGCTGTTGTTCTTCATAGGCTTTCTGCTCCTCATACGCCTGCCTCTCCTTATATGCTTGTTGCTCCTCATAGGCGTGTCTGTCCTGGTAGATTTGTTGCTCTTGGAATGCTTTTAGCTCCTGTATGGTAGCGTGAACCTGAAGGTCCTCTCTGGAGGGCAGCACTTTATGTAAAGAGTGCCGTTTAGGTGGATTATTGCGGGGTGGAGGCGGGGGAGGAGGGCCAGATTTACGGCGGATGGGCACATATCTTCTTGGGGAGTGTTCAGGGGTGAAGCTAAtcagttgctgctgctgttggcgctgaggctgaggctgaggctgtgcaggtgctggaggtggaggaggcggGTCGTTGAACTGAACAGGCGGCGGTGGCGGAGGGGTCATCGGGGGTGGAGGGATGTGGTCAGAGGAGGATGAGTAGGTGAGGGAGGAGGCATTCTCTTCTCCACTGCTGCTTTGAACATCACTTGGGCTGCTGAGCTCTGGCGCCACAAATCCTCCATTTTCATCCTCATCCACCCCCAACTCCTCTTCAttatcctcatcctcctcatctggGAAGCCCATCTGCACAACATCCTGGTATTAACAATTACACTTCATTAGCCACGTTAATGTCAAAGTGGTACACTTGTCAAGCTACATGAGTTAGTTGGCTACACAACAGGAGTATTTTTTAATGGTTGTTTAATAAAACTGGACAGGTTCTACAGGATCTCCAGGCGATGTTTCTTTGCAAAAGCTGTACAAACATTGCAAATGTTTGACATCCACTTACAGTATTGTGCAGGTTTGATGACAGCTTTAATGACAACCTCTGTACTTCTGTCAACAACC from Sebastes fasciatus isolate fSebFas1 chromosome 13, fSebFas1.pri, whole genome shotgun sequence encodes the following:
- the grid2ipa gene encoding delphilin isoform X5; translation: MGRDRNVSRHFRIFIPKKHRERFDEVVSQSLMSRLKGRSFSDPSRNHLRRSRSEDHPERLLVSTRASSVPRTHAEEGVVPPTRGMRKTTSLIAGHTSGTTTNCRTVRVCKGNTSFGFTLRGHAPVWIDSVIPVSPADKAGLKPGDRILFLNGLDMRTSSHEKVVSMLQGSGAMPTLVVEDGPPTFSLSEQDLAGGGGSVPTELPRSPVLSSLQWVAEILPASIRVQGRTFGQQLEHLLTIQERYTICKALENFFQHRNVDTLIVDVFPVLDTPAKQVIWQFVYQLLTYEEQEHCQSKISRFLGYKAPVPPPPPPPPPPPEPDVAPEPHRRSSSMRVTGTTYRSSVRGRSSDDLVIGTHMGMGLRVETVLESGMRLAPGERQSGDGTSLPETPNNLTNLSAVYAELENMYSTKRSKSLKSRPPPTPESLLDLEPPSCTASPTMHANTGSRKGPPPPTSWPEPLPSPPQSQFYSSGLTSQTSAESNPYISLDSPPPSPPDPNDYPASPPPANRNNKRRYTFSKPPRSEDTDRFLDALSEQLGQRVAIIDDFLTPENDYEEDVVQMGFPDEEDEDNEEELGVDEDENGGFVAPELSSPSDVQSSSGEENASSLTYSSSSDHIPPPPMTPPPPPPVQFNDPPPPPPAPAQPQPQPQRQQQQQLISFTPEHSPRRYVPIRRKSGPPPPPPPRNNPPKRHSLHKVLPSREDLQVHATIQELKAFQEQQIYQDRHAYEEQQAYKERQAYEEQKAYEEQQLFQEQQAYQEKMFKERQAYEEQKAYEEQKAFEEQQLYQEQQAYQERQAYEQRQAYQEQKAFEQRQAYKEQKAFEELQAYQEQKAYEERKAYEERQAYEEQQAYQEQQIYQSHHSMPNQPTQQKALSPLPLQQLHQSLPPLPAPEPTHPHANHPLYLMRQAQQQQALQSHHHRRLSRSAPPPHQPPPKPTVHPTQQGQYAEGIYQSHQGMRPQAHHSSAEMLHQTRQTPAHHSSSEMLHELQQNQAHHSSAEMLQQIQQAHAHFSSSEMLHQMHKTQAHHSSTEVLHQGNQMQPHHSSTELLHQVHQMHQGQPHHSSTELLHQIHKPQAHHSSTELLHQAHQMHQTKPHHSSTELLHEAQQEPASLPFHLNQDGHSRQSRRSLKGHHQTQVSHQEQQIHQTHHPQPTKPSPQRPHSIQQTHHHSSSPQIHHIHHMTPQPPPQDFQHQIHVIHPPQQPHRPQPLLSTFQPLQPHQPTASTFQPLPQHHQVQPSAQATRPQSQPSHHLLQSQAQTQSHHKQSHVQSQPQSLPHSLSDPTEHLEPPPPPPLPPPCSPPPLPRPSLSRMDSNHMSVKRLRWEQVENSEGTIWGQLGANSDYDKLHDMVKYLDLELHFGTQKNPMLAPESSLLSETFKKKDVIEILSHKKAYNASILIAHLKLSPAELRQILMNMVTDRLEPAHIKQLLLYAPDAEEVKKYEAYRQDPSKLSEPDQFVLQMLSVPEYQTRLESLLFKCSLQEKTEELRGAYDCLYKASMELKTSKKLAKILEFVLAMGNYLNNSQPKTNKTTGFKINFLTELSTTKTVDGKSTFLHILVKSLCHHFPDVLDFSKDLTMVPLAVKVNQRAISSDMNDLHTTIQEIRAACQKMPATAEDRFAAVMSNFLENSHPAVQSLESLQQRAMEEFSKTASYFGEDGKSTNTEAFFGIFAQFIGKFERALSDTQAAENQKSPRSPRLASPLAW